The following are from one region of the Staphylococcus schleiferi genome:
- a CDS encoding HAD family hydrolase: protein MTNQQWILFDKDGTLIHFDQSWTKIGIQLVDEVCAHYKIDNRIEVYHKLGIRDHQFVKGSIMASGTLKDMINVFNAFTDVETTKWVSERSQQLIRQRQPEIELYEGVQTLLYELKQQSYQLGLVTSDNAVGVDKFIKTTQLEQVFDLLISTEGDQYEKPDARLLQPLWDMGVQGEALVMVGDTDNDMLTGKNAGSALNVGVRTGLGQEATFEAADVVIDDVSQLLSVLDKKADQRS from the coding sequence ATGACAAATCAACAATGGATATTATTCGATAAAGATGGCACACTGATACATTTTGATCAGAGTTGGACCAAGATAGGCATACAATTAGTTGATGAAGTCTGTGCACATTATAAAATTGATAATCGGATTGAAGTGTATCACAAATTAGGTATACGTGATCATCAATTTGTGAAAGGAAGTATCATGGCATCAGGAACGTTAAAAGATATGATCAATGTATTTAACGCTTTTACAGATGTGGAAACTACAAAATGGGTTTCGGAAAGAAGTCAGCAACTAATACGTCAAAGACAACCTGAAATTGAGTTGTATGAAGGTGTGCAGACATTGCTTTATGAACTAAAACAACAGTCCTATCAGTTAGGTCTAGTGACAAGTGATAATGCGGTAGGGGTAGACAAATTTATCAAAACCACACAATTGGAGCAGGTTTTTGACTTATTGATTTCTACAGAGGGTGATCAATATGAAAAGCCAGATGCACGGTTACTTCAACCTTTGTGGGACATGGGCGTTCAAGGTGAAGCGCTTGTCATGGTGGGAGATACAGATAACGATATGTTGACTGGAAAAAATGCAGGTAGTGCTTTAAATGTAGGTGTAAGAACAGGATTAGGGCAAGAAGCGACATTTGAAGCGGCAGATGTGGTCATTGATGACGTCAGTCAATTACTGTCGGTATTAGATAAAAAAGCAGATCAAAGAAGTTAA
- a CDS encoding deoxynucleoside kinase — protein sequence MNQYNIPSNAIITIAGTVGVGKSSLTQALAEKLNFRTSYENVENNPYLDKFYQDFNRWSFHLQIYFLAERFKEQKRMFEYGGGFVQDRSIYEDVDIFAKMHEEQGTMSEEDFQTYSNLFEAMVLTPYFPKPDVLIYLESDYDTVIERIQTRGRQMEIETDPEYWKMLFKRYDDWINQFNACPVVRVNIKEYDLYENPESIDIVLKKIEHVIHTYRQVDSRS from the coding sequence ATGAATCAATATAACATTCCTTCCAATGCTATTATTACGATAGCTGGAACCGTTGGTGTTGGGAAATCATCATTAACGCAAGCTTTAGCTGAGAAGCTTAACTTTCGAACTTCTTATGAAAATGTAGAAAATAATCCTTACCTCGATAAATTTTATCAAGATTTCAATCGATGGAGTTTCCACCTTCAAATTTACTTTTTAGCAGAGCGTTTCAAAGAACAAAAACGTATGTTTGAATATGGCGGTGGTTTTGTACAAGATCGTTCTATTTATGAAGATGTCGATATTTTTGCGAAAATGCATGAAGAACAAGGTACAATGTCTGAAGAAGATTTCCAGACCTACTCAAACCTTTTCGAAGCAATGGTATTAACACCTTACTTTCCTAAGCCGGATGTCCTTATTTATCTCGAATCTGATTATGACACTGTGATTGAACGTATTCAAACACGTGGCCGTCAAATGGAAATCGAAACAGATCCAGAATATTGGAAAATGTTGTTTAAACGTTATGACGATTGGATTAATCAATTTAACGCTTGTCCAGTTGTTCGTGTCAATATTAAAGAATACGACTTATATGAAAACCCTGAGTCGATTGATATCGTGCTCAAGAAAATCGAACATGTGATTCATACATATAGACAAGTGGATTCGCGTTCATAA
- a CDS encoding branched-chain amino acid aminotransferase encodes MSELIKLDARKSLKEKPDNASLTFGEVFTDYMLSFEYSLEKGWHDLKIIPYGPIELSPSAQSIHYGQSVFEGLKAYKHNGEVVLFRPEENFKRINQSLARLKMPEIDEALLLEGLKQLVDIDRDWVPDGEGQSLYIRPTVFATEGVLGVHPSHEYRLLIILSPSGSYYGGDSLRPTKIYVEDEYVRAVRGGVGFAKVAGNYAASLLAQANANELGFDQVLWLDGVEQKYVEEVGSMNIFFVINGKVVTPQLNGSILPGITRKTVLELAQTLGYEVEERRISIDELFDLHKEGALQEVFGTGTAAVISPVGTLQFKDQQIVINDNQTGPITQELYDHYTGIQSGKLDDPKGWRVVVPHYER; translated from the coding sequence ATGTCAGAACTCATTAAACTTGATGCCAGAAAATCACTCAAAGAAAAGCCCGACAATGCATCGCTTACTTTCGGTGAAGTCTTCACTGATTACATGTTAAGCTTTGAGTACTCATTAGAAAAAGGATGGCACGATTTAAAGATTATTCCTTATGGTCCAATTGAACTTTCACCGTCAGCACAGAGTATTCACTATGGCCAATCAGTATTTGAAGGGTTAAAAGCATACAAACATAACGGCGAGGTTGTTTTGTTTAGACCTGAGGAAAACTTTAAACGTATCAATCAGTCGTTGGCACGTTTAAAAATGCCGGAAATTGACGAAGCATTATTGTTAGAAGGATTAAAACAGCTCGTAGATATTGATCGTGATTGGGTACCAGATGGAGAAGGTCAGTCTCTTTACATTCGACCGACTGTATTTGCGACAGAAGGTGTGTTAGGTGTTCACCCGTCCCACGAATATCGCTTGTTAATTATTTTATCACCATCGGGTTCATATTATGGCGGTGATTCATTACGCCCAACTAAAATTTATGTTGAAGATGAATACGTACGTGCTGTGCGTGGAGGCGTTGGATTCGCGAAAGTAGCAGGAAACTACGCTGCAAGTTTACTTGCCCAAGCAAATGCAAATGAACTCGGTTTTGATCAAGTGCTATGGTTAGATGGTGTAGAACAAAAGTATGTTGAAGAAGTAGGAAGTATGAACATCTTTTTTGTCATTAATGGCAAAGTGGTTACGCCACAATTAAACGGTAGTATTTTACCAGGGATTACGAGAAAAACGGTGCTTGAATTGGCACAAACATTAGGATATGAAGTCGAAGAGCGTCGTATTTCGATTGATGAATTATTTGATCTTCATAAAGAAGGCGCTTTACAAGAAGTGTTCGGTACCGGCACAGCAGCAGTTATCTCACCTGTAGGAACATTACAATTTAAAGATCAACAGATTGTAATTAATGATAATCAAACAGGCCCTATTACACAAGAACTTTATGATCACTACACAGGTATTCAAAGTGGAAAATTAGACGATCCTAAAGGATGGCGTGTAGTTGTACCACATTACGAAAGATAA
- a CDS encoding transposase family protein, with translation MCNDILKLLKIKDNNIKITKVEEDVVIRGKKSNVIFGTLSYKPMTCPHCYHTNPNRIHKHGKRLSRITFLRFQEIAVYLNLLKQRFKCMVCGRTFISKTNVVEDNCFISNHVQKAIIDKATQVRSETDIASDCNVSASSLKRVIHKVSNATFQ, from the coding sequence ATGTGTAATGATATATTAAAGTTACTAAAAATTAAAGATAATAATATTAAAATCACTAAAGTTGAAGAAGATGTAGTTATTAGAGGTAAGAAATCTAACGTCATCTTTGGTACCCTTTCATACAAGCCTATGACTTGTCCTCACTGTTATCATACGAATCCAAACCGAATACACAAACACGGAAAACGTTTATCGCGAATTACTTTTTTAAGATTCCAAGAGATAGCAGTGTATTTAAATCTGTTAAAACAACGTTTTAAATGTATGGTTTGTGGTCGGACTTTTATTTCTAAAACAAATGTTGTTGAGGATAACTGTTTTATCTCAAACCATGTTCAGAAAGCTATTATAGATAAAGCAACACAAGTTCGCTCAGAAACTGATATCGCAAGTGATTGTAACGTTTCTGCATCTTCTCTAAAACGTGTGATTCATAAAGTAAGCAATGCCACTTTTCAATAG
- the tadA gene encoding tRNA adenosine(34) deaminase TadA, with amino-acid sequence MTSHQYYMSLALEEAREAAKKGEVPIGAIIVKNEKVIARAHNLRETNQNPTAHAEHLAIEQAAETLGTWRLEGCTLYVTLEPCVMCAGTIVMSRVDTVVFGAYDPKGGCTGSLMNLVQDQRMNHRAKVIEGVLAYSCGEILRQFFRTLRQRKAAKAMSN; translated from the coding sequence ATGACAAGTCATCAATATTATATGTCATTGGCACTTGAAGAAGCACGTGAAGCGGCAAAAAAAGGAGAAGTGCCTATCGGTGCCATTATCGTAAAAAATGAAAAAGTGATTGCACGTGCACATAATTTACGTGAAACCAATCAAAATCCGACTGCACATGCTGAGCATCTGGCAATAGAACAAGCTGCTGAAACGTTAGGAACTTGGCGATTAGAAGGGTGTACATTGTATGTGACACTAGAGCCTTGCGTGATGTGTGCAGGAACCATTGTGATGAGTCGAGTGGACACTGTTGTATTTGGTGCCTATGATCCAAAAGGGGGATGCACCGGTAGTTTAATGAATCTCGTTCAAGATCAGCGTATGAATCACCGAGCAAAAGTGATTGAAGGTGTATTGGCCTACTCGTGTGGTGAAATCTTACGTCAATTCTTTAGAACGCTACGTCAACGAAAAGCTGCTAAGGCAATGTCAAACTAA
- the alsS gene encoding acetolactate synthase AlsS: MTHQNYSAADMVIDTLKHHGIDYVFGIPGAKIDFLFNALKDDGPELIVTRHEQNAAMIAQGIGRLTGKPGVALVTSGPGVSNLTTGLLTATSEGDPVLAIGGQVKRNDLLRLTHQSVDNASLLRSSTKFSAEVQDPESLSEVMTNAIREATSGKNGASFISIPQDVISAPVQTEAIAVPQKPKLGVPAEEDIKNIVEDLKSAQSPVLLVGMRSSSEAETHAIRQLVEKSKLPVVETFQGAGVISRELESHFFGRIGLFRNQVGDELLRKSDLVITIGYDPIEYEASNWNKELETEIINIDEVPAEITNHMQPKAELIGNISETIQLISEHIDHPILDEEKLQKLDSLRDNISEATGIKATHVEGVLHPIEIIDAMQKTISDDSTVTVDVGSHYIWMARKFRSYKPRHLLFSNGMQTLGVALPWAIAAALVRPHERVISVAGDGGFLFSGQELETAVRKNLNITQLIWNDGRYNMVEFQEEMKYQRSAGVEFGEVDFVKYAESFGAKGVRVTTPAELEQAIKESYTTEGPVLIDIPVNYADNIKLSTNVLPDALN, encoded by the coding sequence ATGACTCATCAAAACTATTCAGCTGCAGATATGGTGATTGATACTTTAAAACATCACGGTATTGACTATGTATTTGGTATACCGGGTGCAAAAATAGATTTTCTTTTTAATGCATTAAAAGATGATGGCCCTGAACTCATTGTTACGCGTCATGAGCAAAATGCTGCCATGATTGCTCAAGGAATTGGCCGATTAACTGGAAAGCCAGGGGTTGCCCTTGTAACAAGTGGACCAGGGGTGAGCAATCTTACTACTGGCCTTCTCACTGCAACTTCTGAAGGTGACCCTGTGCTTGCTATTGGTGGACAAGTTAAGCGTAATGACTTACTTCGTTTAACCCATCAAAGTGTGGACAATGCATCATTATTGAGATCTTCTACAAAATTCAGTGCGGAAGTTCAAGATCCTGAATCATTATCAGAAGTGATGACAAATGCGATTCGAGAAGCAACTTCTGGAAAAAATGGTGCAAGTTTTATCAGTATTCCACAAGACGTTATTAGTGCGCCAGTTCAAACAGAAGCAATCGCTGTTCCTCAAAAACCAAAATTAGGTGTTCCTGCAGAGGAAGACATTAAAAATATTGTCGAAGATTTAAAATCTGCACAATCACCTGTATTATTAGTGGGAATGCGTAGTTCTAGTGAAGCTGAGACACATGCGATTCGTCAACTTGTTGAAAAATCAAAATTACCTGTTGTTGAAACATTCCAAGGTGCAGGTGTCATTAGTCGTGAATTGGAGTCACACTTCTTTGGAAGAATAGGTTTATTTAGAAACCAAGTGGGTGATGAGCTTCTTAGAAAAAGTGATTTAGTTATCACAATTGGTTATGACCCAATTGAGTATGAAGCAAGTAACTGGAATAAAGAATTAGAGACTGAAATTATCAATATTGATGAAGTTCCTGCAGAAATCACAAACCATATGCAACCTAAAGCTGAATTGATTGGTAATATATCAGAAACAATTCAACTTATTTCTGAACATATTGATCATCCGATCTTAGACGAAGAAAAGTTACAAAAGCTCGATTCACTTAGAGATAATATATCTGAAGCAACAGGGATTAAAGCAACACATGTTGAAGGTGTCCTTCACCCTATCGAAATTATCGATGCGATGCAAAAAACAATTAGTGACGATTCAACAGTGACTGTCGATGTAGGAAGTCATTATATTTGGATGGCTAGAAAATTTAGAAGCTATAAACCACGTCATTTATTGTTCAGTAATGGGATGCAAACATTAGGTGTCGCTTTACCTTGGGCAATTGCTGCTGCACTCGTTAGACCTCATGAACGTGTAATCTCAGTTGCTGGAGATGGTGGCTTCCTATTTTCTGGTCAAGAACTTGAAACAGCAGTTCGTAAAAACCTTAATATTACACAATTGATTTGGAATGACGGACGTTATAATATGGTTGAATTCCAAGAGGAAATGAAATATCAACGTTCTGCAGGTGTTGAATTCGGGGAAGTTGACTTTGTCAAATACGCAGAGTCATTCGGAGCAAAAGGCGTTCGCGTCACTACACCAGCAGAATTAGAGCAAGCAATTAAAGAAAGTTATACGACAGAAGGACCTGTTTTAATTGATATTCCGGTCAATTATGCCGATAACATAAAATTATCAACAAATGTACTACCCGATGCATTAAATTAA
- a CDS encoding Cof-type HAD-IIB family hydrolase codes for MVKLIATDMDGTLLNAAHEVSQENIEAIQYAQSRGVTVTIATGRAFYEANDPIKPTGLKVPYICLNGAEVRDESFDIVHTSSLNHELYQRIRNVLVRENVYYQIYTNFGIYTEDPERDLAIYLDIAKYSGQQPDVEKIRQHINHRIEIGTLKVVDNYDNIESVTGELIMKVLAHDTDLDKIARVKAELSESSNLAVSSSSKGNLEITHIDAQKGLALCTIAEKLGIDMKDTMAIGDNLNDKSMLDRAGIAVAMDNALPELKENATFVTASNEESGVAKAIYRVLGEDN; via the coding sequence ATGGTAAAACTTATTGCCACAGATATGGACGGCACGTTGCTAAACGCTGCACATGAAGTTTCACAAGAAAATATTGAAGCCATTCAATACGCACAATCACGCGGTGTTACAGTAACAATTGCGACAGGCCGAGCGTTTTATGAAGCGAATGATCCGATTAAACCAACAGGATTAAAAGTCCCATATATTTGTTTGAATGGCGCAGAAGTTCGTGATGAAAGCTTTGATATTGTCCATACATCAAGTCTAAATCATGAACTTTATCAACGTATTCGAAACGTGCTCGTTCGTGAAAATGTCTATTACCAAATTTATACCAATTTTGGTATTTATACTGAAGATCCTGAGCGTGACTTAGCAATTTATTTGGACATTGCTAAATACTCAGGACAACAACCGGATGTTGAAAAAATACGTCAACATATTAATCATCGTATTGAAATTGGAACATTAAAAGTAGTAGACAACTATGACAATATAGAATCCGTAACAGGAGAGTTAATCATGAAAGTCCTTGCACATGATACAGATTTAGATAAAATTGCCCGAGTGAAGGCTGAATTGTCAGAGAGTAGTAATTTAGCGGTGTCTTCTTCTTCTAAAGGTAATCTAGAAATTACGCACATAGATGCACAAAAAGGGTTAGCATTATGTACGATTGCTGAAAAATTAGGCATTGATATGAAAGATACCATGGCAATCGGTGACAATTTGAACGATAAATCAATGTTAGACCGTGCAGGTATTGCTGTGGCAATGGACAATGCTTTACCTGAATTAAAAGAAAATGCCACTTTTGTAACAGCTTCGAATGAAGAGAGCGGTGTTGCAAAAGCAATCTATCGTGTTTTAGGTGAGGATAATTAA
- a CDS encoding deoxynucleoside kinase, translated as MKKPFIAIEGPIGVGKSSLAHKLSQSYHFYEAKEIVGENPYLSDFYTDISKWSFQTEMFFLCHRYKAYQYLAEYDGGIVSDYHIYKNKIFARNTLNDKEYDKFSRIYDILTEDLISPDFTVILDADLSILKARIAKRDRDFEANIQDDYLLKLKEDYANYYQSLKNDGHHVLWIDTTKIDFVEKPDDYAYVLEQINELIGGK; from the coding sequence ATGAAAAAACCGTTTATCGCAATCGAAGGACCGATAGGCGTTGGCAAATCTTCATTAGCGCATAAGTTGAGTCAATCTTATCACTTTTATGAAGCAAAAGAAATTGTCGGCGAAAATCCTTATCTATCAGATTTTTATACAGATATTTCCAAATGGAGTTTTCAAACGGAAATGTTTTTCCTATGTCATCGTTACAAAGCTTATCAATATTTAGCTGAATACGATGGTGGCATTGTCAGCGACTATCATATTTATAAAAACAAAATTTTTGCGCGTAATACTTTAAATGATAAAGAATATGATAAATTTTCCAGAATTTATGACATTTTGACAGAAGATCTGATTTCTCCAGACTTCACTGTTATTTTAGATGCAGATTTAAGTATACTTAAAGCCCGTATCGCCAAACGAGACCGTGATTTCGAAGCGAATATCCAAGATGATTATTTATTAAAACTTAAAGAAGATTATGCAAATTACTATCAATCATTAAAAAATGATGGTCATCATGTTTTATGGATAGACACAACAAAAATTGACTTTGTTGAAAAACCTGATGACTATGCGTATGTATTGGAACAAATTAACGAACTAATCGGAGGCAAATGA
- the budA gene encoding acetolactate decarboxylase produces the protein MAHTLYQHGTLGTLMAGLLEGTMSVKEVLEHGDSGLATLTGSDGEVIFLNGEAYHANEHKEFVKLKGDEMTPYATITRFSADETYQTENKSSEDVLEEVKTHMLSANMFSSVRITGTFKKMHVRMMPGQEPPYTRLINSARRQPEQTEENIQGTLIGFFTPELFHGIGSGGFHIHFADDARQFGGHVLDFEVDHVTVEIQNFENFEQHFPVHNRTFTETEIDYNDIADEIREAE, from the coding sequence ATGGCACACACATTATATCAACACGGTACTTTAGGTACGTTAATGGCGGGATTATTAGAAGGCACTATGAGTGTAAAAGAAGTACTGGAACATGGTGATTCTGGACTTGCAACATTAACAGGATCCGACGGTGAAGTGATTTTTCTAAATGGAGAAGCTTATCATGCAAATGAACATAAAGAGTTCGTTAAATTAAAAGGCGATGAAATGACGCCTTATGCAACAATTACACGCTTTTCTGCTGATGAAACTTACCAAACAGAAAATAAATCTTCTGAAGACGTGTTAGAAGAAGTGAAAACGCATATGCTAAGTGCAAATATGTTTTCATCTGTAAGAATTACAGGAACATTTAAAAAAATGCATGTGCGTATGATGCCTGGCCAAGAGCCACCTTATACACGTTTAATCAATTCTGCGCGTAGACAGCCAGAACAAACAGAAGAAAATATTCAAGGAACGCTTATTGGCTTTTTTACACCTGAACTCTTTCATGGGATAGGTTCTGGAGGATTTCATATCCATTTTGCTGATGATGCCCGTCAGTTTGGTGGACATGTCCTCGATTTTGAAGTCGACCATGTTACAGTTGAAATTCAAAACTTCGAAAATTTTGAGCAACATTTCCCAGTTCATAATCGTACATTTACAGAAACTGAAATAGATTATAACGATATTGCTGATGAAATTAGAGAAGCTGAATAA
- a CDS encoding NAD-dependent epimerase/dehydratase family protein, with product MKRIMVTGALGQIGTELVAKCREVYGTENVLATDIREPEAGSIVAEGPFEILDVTDADKMMQIAESFKPDTLMHMAALLSATAEQKPLLAWNLNMGGLVNALETARHLNLQFFTPSSIGAFGPNTPKKNTPQVTIQRPNTMYGVNKVSGELLCDYYFTKFGVDTRSVRFLGLISYVKEPGGGTTDYAVDIYFQAVREGKYTSYIDKNTYMDMMFMDDAIQAIIQLMEADGGKLIHRNAYNLSAMSIEPEMVKAAIQEHMPEFTLDYNVDPVRQDIAESWPDNIDTSCARGEWGFNPKYDLEAMTTRMLEGIREKESHKA from the coding sequence ATGAAAAGAATTATGGTTACCGGTGCGTTAGGACAAATTGGGACGGAGCTTGTCGCAAAATGCCGTGAAGTTTATGGGACTGAAAATGTGCTTGCTACTGATATTCGTGAGCCAGAAGCAGGTTCTATAGTTGCGGAAGGTCCTTTTGAAATATTAGATGTGACAGATGCAGATAAAATGATGCAAATTGCAGAATCATTTAAGCCTGACACTTTGATGCATATGGCTGCGCTATTGTCTGCAACTGCTGAACAAAAGCCTTTATTGGCATGGAATTTGAATATGGGTGGACTTGTAAATGCGTTAGAAACAGCGCGTCACTTAAACTTACAATTTTTCACCCCAAGTTCTATCGGTGCATTTGGACCCAACACACCTAAGAAAAATACACCACAAGTTACAATTCAAAGACCAAATACGATGTACGGTGTAAATAAAGTTTCTGGGGAATTATTGTGCGATTACTATTTTACTAAATTTGGTGTGGATACGCGCAGTGTTCGTTTCCTTGGTTTGATTTCTTATGTTAAAGAGCCCGGTGGCGGTACAACGGATTATGCCGTTGATATTTATTTCCAAGCGGTTCGAGAAGGTAAGTACACAAGCTACATTGATAAAAACACATATATGGATATGATGTTTATGGATGATGCGATACAAGCGATTATTCAATTAATGGAAGCGGACGGCGGTAAACTGATTCATCGTAATGCATATAACTTAAGTGCAATGAGTATAGAACCAGAAATGGTAAAGGCAGCAATTCAAGAGCATATGCCTGAATTTACGTTAGATTATAATGTAGATCCTGTACGTCAAGATATTGCTGAAAGTTGGCCAGATAATATTGATACGAGTTGTGCACGTGGCGAATGGGGCTTTAACCCTAAATATGATTTAGAAGCGATGACCACACGTATGTTAGAAGGTATTCGCGAAAAAGAAAGTCATAAAGCCTAA